In Anthonomus grandis grandis chromosome 6, icAntGran1.3, whole genome shotgun sequence, one DNA window encodes the following:
- the LOC126737960 gene encoding uncharacterized protein LOC126737960 yields MPKKRYNRYNEQSQLMILNILAFFQLEKEQVRKGIALQIENVIQRAADATKLSTTTIANIKKNGIKSDQDYAARISSKQKTAKTKITTYLKHRIRDTIYSMYVRKEYVILATIREKFREEIEYFELHYSLRRWINSIGFKWRKSNNRKYLMDLPNIVHKRINFLREYIKNRNLGPEGFTPVFIDETWIFRKGSFRSSWQDDTKHTDSRKNSEGHRYIVVHAGTKDGFIKGANVIFKSALKTGDYHDNMNRKNFENWFKTQLVPNLSPKSFIIMDNASYHSGLLEEIPRKSWTMQILTEWLKKENIGFPEKAMKYKIWSIARRNCPSEKKYFLDEYVKPLGHKILRLPPYHCQFNAIEMVWSECKRKYDQYISNFKGSPSEVLTTWERVINEISIDHWQKYVFHTEKINEKAWEAIQVCDAYDILPLVITTDEDDDDEDNISDFSSDSDNTDEID; encoded by the exons atgcctaaaaaaagatataataggtataatgaacaatcgcagctgatgattttaaatatattggctttttttcaactggaaaaggaacaagtccgaaaaggaattgcacttcaaattgagaatgtgatacagcgagccgcagatgcaacaaaattgagcacaacaacgatcgcaaatataaagaagaatgggataaaatcagatcaggattacgcagcccgtatatcttccaagcaaaagacagcaaaaaccaaaattacaacatatttgaaacatagaattcgggacacaatttattctatgtacgtcagaaaagaatatgtaatattggcaacaataagagaaaagttcagggaagaaattgaatattttgagttacattactccttaagaagatggatcaatagtataggcttcaagtggagaaaatcaaataatagaaaatatttaatggacttgccaaatattgttcataaaagaatcaattttttaagggagtatatcaaaaatagaaatctaggtccggaaggttttactccagttttcattgacgagacgtggatttttaggaagggatcatttcgtagtagctggcaagatgacaccaagcacacggattcaaggaaaaacagtgaag gtcatcgttatatcgtggtccacgccggaaccaaagatggcttcatcaagggtgcaaatgtaatattcaagagtgcattaaagacgggagattatcatgacaatatgaacaggaaaaacttcgaaaactggtttaaaactcagctggttccaaatctttccccaaagtcatttataatcatggacaatgcaagttaccattctggtttattagaagaaatcccgagaaaatcttggacaatgCAGAtactgaccgaatggttgaagaaagagaatattggctttccagaaaaagccatgaaatataaaatatggagtattgcacgcagaaactgccctagtgaaaaaaagtacttccttgatgaatatgttaaacctttaggacacaaaattttgcgactgccaccatatcattgccagtttaatgcaattgaaatggtatggtcggaatgtaaacgaaaatatgatcaatatatttccaattttaaggggtcaccttcagaagttctgaccacatgggaaagggtaataaacgaaatttctatagatcattggcaaaaatatgtttttcatacagaaaagataaatgaaaaggcttgggaggcaatacaagtgtgtgatgcctatgacattctgccacttgtgattacgactgacgaagacgacgatgacgaagacaatatctctgatttcagttctgactctgacaatactgacgagattgattaa